From a single Stomoxys calcitrans chromosome 4, idStoCalc2.1, whole genome shotgun sequence genomic region:
- the LOC106086915 gene encoding protein rogdi → MSTMMMEDIESEEVKNLQIEFEWVMRDEVHSILKKLREILMECARRFPVPLYDNEGKRTEKFHLVAAQDQLKCTVTLTGDSITQADISFKLKRSSSQVQRTTITSDAPWKLQQVQDAANHLQQAINHIDNVDENYKFRSSEEVLQIIGELIGALQRGRTSLIIPKKKSIEDLMNSRNMKSLAPNLPEDQAISFFLQCHKLIIAVYQLLNVQGTMKMEATQAECSVGWLNDVLVLFTVGLTLCQQLKDKMNAFKMDTLS, encoded by the exons ATGAGCACAATGATGATGGAGGACATCGAAAGTGAAGAGGTGAAAAACCTA CAAATTGAATTTGAATGGGTTATGAGGGATGAGGTTCATTCCATTTTGAAGAAacttagagaaattttaatg GAATGTGCCCGACGCTTTCCAGTTCCTCTTTACGACAATGAGGGCAAACGTACTGAAAAATTCCATTTGGTTGCGGCACAGGACCAATTGAAATGTACTGTGACGCTGACTGGTGATAGCATTACACAAGCG GACATTAGTTTCAAACTGAAACGTTCCTCATCCCAAGTTCAACGAACGACAATTACATCCGATGCTCCCTGGAAATTACAACAAGTACAAGATGCTGCCAATCATTTACAACAGGCTATTAATCATATTGATAATGTTGATGAGAATTATAAATTTCG TTCCTCTGAAGAAGTTCTGCAAATAATTGGCGAATTAATTGGAGCCTTACAGCGAGGACGTACAAGTCTTATAATACCAAAGAAGAAATCAATAGAAGACTTGATGAATAGTCGTAATATG AAATCCCTAGCGCCAAATCTACCCGAAGATCAAGCAATATCCTTTTTCTTACAATGCCACAAATTGATAATAGCCGTTTATCAATTGCTTAATGTCCAAGGTACCATGAAAATGGAGGCCACCCAGGCAGAATGTTCTGTCGGTTGGCTGAATGATGTTCTCGTCCTATTCACCGTTGGCTTGACTCTGTGCCAACAACTTAAAGATAAAATGAACGCATTTAAAATGGATACTTTAAGTTAg